One genomic segment of Nocardia spumae includes these proteins:
- the cobT gene encoding nicotinate-nucleotide--dimethylbenzimidazole phosphoribosyltransferase, with translation MVNDAAGGRGLRTLVLGGARSGKSAYAEAVAGRGGPVRYVATAIPDPADADFADRIAAHRIRRPGTWNVVEGDPVVVLGDAAPVTLIDDLGTWLTARIDARGAWDAPRGTVAPDMDALVVAVNGYADRLVIVSPEVGLGVVPATPAGRLFQDEIGTLNQRLAAVCDEVVLVVAGIATVIKSAATPASAAPERPAEPGAGRAVAAPSSARERTGSVTAAAATASAGAAAGLSAATPETAAETAAPPRGLTEFGGTAPSFGPVAAPDARVRGEAERRQLLLTKPAGALGRLETLGNWVAACQGECPPHQFERARVVVFAGDHGVARHGVSAYPSEVTAQMVANFLAGGAAVNTLARLADATVRVVDIAVDSDTDPAVSAYKIRRSSGSIDREDALGEAELHAALAAGRAIADEEIDGGADLLIAGDMGIGNTTPATVLIATLTDTEPVVAIGRGTGVDDAGWMRKASAVRDAMWRARPHRQDPFAMLRIAGGADFAATAGYLAQAAARRTPVILDGVVVTAAALVAEMLAPGAKRWWVAGHRSTEPAHPLALRKLELEPLVELDMRLGEGSGAVSALPLLRAAIAALAEMATFGEAGVSTADAESGSAAPEVVS, from the coding sequence GTGGTGAACGATGCTGCGGGCGGCCGAGGGCTGCGGACGCTGGTGCTCGGTGGGGCGCGCTCGGGTAAATCCGCCTATGCCGAGGCGGTGGCCGGGCGCGGCGGGCCCGTGCGGTACGTCGCGACCGCGATCCCGGATCCCGCCGACGCGGACTTCGCCGATCGTATTGCCGCGCATCGGATTCGCCGGCCCGGCACCTGGAATGTGGTGGAGGGCGACCCGGTCGTCGTCCTCGGCGACGCGGCGCCGGTGACCCTGATCGACGACCTCGGCACCTGGCTGACGGCCCGCATCGATGCGCGCGGCGCCTGGGACGCGCCGCGAGGAACCGTCGCCCCCGATATGGACGCCCTGGTCGTGGCGGTGAACGGATACGCCGACCGGCTGGTGATCGTGAGTCCCGAGGTCGGCCTGGGAGTCGTCCCGGCCACGCCCGCCGGCCGGCTGTTCCAGGACGAGATCGGAACACTCAATCAGCGGCTCGCGGCGGTATGTGACGAGGTGGTGCTGGTCGTCGCGGGTATCGCCACGGTGATCAAGAGCGCCGCCACTCCAGCCTCCGCCGCGCCGGAACGCCCCGCCGAGCCCGGGGCCGGCCGAGCGGTGGCCGCACCCTCCAGCGCGCGGGAGCGCACGGGATCGGTGACCGCCGCCGCGGCGACCGCGAGTGCCGGTGCGGCAGCCGGGCTTTCGGCCGCTACACCCGAGACCGCCGCCGAGACCGCCGCACCGCCCCGGGGGCTGACCGAATTCGGCGGTACCGCACCGTCGTTCGGTCCCGTGGCCGCGCCGGACGCGCGCGTGCGGGGAGAGGCCGAGCGGCGGCAACTGCTGCTCACCAAGCCCGCCGGTGCGCTCGGGCGGCTCGAGACCCTGGGTAACTGGGTGGCCGCCTGCCAGGGGGAATGCCCGCCGCATCAGTTCGAACGCGCCCGGGTGGTGGTGTTCGCCGGTGATCATGGTGTCGCGCGGCACGGGGTCTCGGCCTACCCGAGCGAGGTGACCGCCCAGATGGTCGCGAATTTCCTGGCCGGTGGGGCCGCGGTGAATACGCTCGCGCGGCTGGCCGACGCCACGGTGCGGGTGGTCGACATCGCCGTCGACTCCGATACCGATCCGGCCGTGTCCGCGTACAAGATCCGCCGCTCCAGCGGATCGATCGACCGCGAGGACGCGCTCGGCGAGGCCGAACTCCACGCGGCGCTGGCCGCGGGCCGGGCGATCGCCGACGAGGAGATCGACGGTGGCGCGGATCTGCTGATCGCCGGTGATATGGGTATCGGGAACACCACTCCCGCAACGGTTCTCATCGCGACCCTGACCGACACCGAACCGGTCGTGGCGATCGGCCGCGGCACCGGCGTCGACGATGCCGGATGGATGCGCAAGGCCTCGGCGGTTCGCGACGCCATGTGGCGTGCCCGCCCGCACCGGCAGGATCCGTTCGCGATGTTGCGGATCGCCGGTGGCGCCGACTTCGCCGCCACCGCGGGCTATCTCGCACAGGCCGCGGCCCGGCGCACCCCGGTGATCCTCGACGGTGTCGTGGTGACCGCGGCCGCGCTCGTCGCGGAGATGCTGGCGCCCGGTGCGAAACGCTGGTGGGTGGCAGGACATCGGTCGACCGAACCGGCCCATCCACTGGCCTTGCGCAAACTCGAACTGGAACCGCTGGTGGAGCTGGATATGCGGTTGGGCGAGGGCTCCGGTGCGGTGAGCGCGCTACCGTTGCTGCGCGCCGCCATCGCCGCGCTGGCCGAGATGGCCACCTTCGGTGAGGCCGGGGTGAGCACCGCCGACGCCGAATCGGGTTCGGCGGCACCGGAAGTCGTGTCCTGA
- a CDS encoding DUF3043 domain-containing protein produces the protein MKFLRRGDTSTTDDHADDTSAATDGDSATVAGGSGQTAAKGRPTPKRRDAQGKRRGPVAPAPLTSKEARARRKATRGNREERKAASADRRAAAADRRARMLAGEDKYLLPRDRGPVRAYVRDLVDARRNLVGLFMPLALVLILTMFLTPQVQAYVTLAMIVMMAFMVAEGFLIGRTINKRVLERYPDDTTSRWSLGWYAFVRASQIRRMRAPKPRVSPGDAV, from the coding sequence GTGAAGTTCCTGCGCCGTGGCGATACCAGCACCACCGACGACCACGCCGACGACACTTCGGCGGCGACCGACGGTGACTCGGCCACTGTCGCGGGCGGGTCGGGGCAGACCGCCGCCAAGGGCAGACCCACGCCCAAGCGCCGCGATGCGCAGGGCAAACGCCGCGGCCCCGTCGCGCCGGCGCCGCTGACCTCGAAGGAGGCGCGCGCCCGCCGCAAGGCCACCCGGGGTAACCGGGAGGAGCGCAAGGCCGCCTCGGCCGATCGCCGGGCCGCCGCCGCGGACCGTCGCGCCCGCATGCTCGCCGGTGAGGACAAGTATCTGTTGCCGCGCGATCGCGGACCGGTGCGCGCCTACGTCCGCGACCTGGTCGACGCCCGCCGCAATCTGGTCGGCCTGTTCATGCCGCTGGCGCTGGTGCTGATCCTGACGATGTTCCTCACCCCGCAGGTGCAGGCCTACGTCACCCTCGCGATGATCGTGATGATGGCGTTCATGGTCGCCGAGGGCTTCCTCATCGGGCGCACCATCAACAAGCGGGTGCTCGAGCGCTACCCCGACGACACGACCTCACGCTGGTCGCTGGGCTGGTACGCCTTCGTCCGCGCCTCGCAGATCCGGCGCATGCGCGCGCCGAAGCCGCGGGTCTCGCCCGGCGACGCGGTCTGA
- a CDS encoding HesB/IscA family protein: MTVQNETTTHGVILTDAAASKAKALLDQEGRDDLALRIAVQPGGCAGLRYQLFFDDRSLDGDLTVEFGGVKLAVDRMSAPYVQGASIDFVDTIEKQGFTIDNPNATGSCACGDSFN; this comes from the coding sequence ATGACTGTGCAGAACGAGACCACCACCCACGGTGTGATCCTCACCGACGCCGCCGCCTCCAAGGCCAAGGCGCTGCTGGACCAGGAGGGGCGCGACGATCTGGCGCTGCGCATCGCCGTGCAGCCCGGTGGGTGTGCCGGCCTGCGGTACCAGCTCTTCTTCGACGACCGCAGCCTCGACGGTGATCTGACCGTCGAGTTCGGCGGCGTCAAACTGGCGGTCGACCGGATGAGCGCCCCCTACGTCCAGGGTGCGTCCATCGATTTCGTCGACACCATCGAGAAGCAGGGTTTCACCATCGACAACCCGAACGCCACCGGCTCCTGCGCCTGCGGCGACAGCTTCAACTGA
- a CDS encoding carbohydrate kinase family protein: MTIAVSASIATDHLMRFPGKFSDVLLADQLQHVSLSFLVDDLVIRRGGVAGNIAYAMGLLQGSPLLVGAVGPDFAEYRAWLERHGVDCSAVRISETAHTARFVCTTDETMAQIASFYPGAMSEARDISIAEVAENRSLDLVLVGANDPDAMLRHTEECRKLGIPFAADPSQQLARLDGEQALALIDGATYLFTNEYEWGLLLQKTGLSPEDIGRRVGIRVTTLGAKGVVIVDGDGVELNVEVVPELSKTDPTGIGDAFRAGFLTGHTGGLSLERAAQLGSLTAVLVLETVGTQEWSLDRETAIERLRGAYGPEAAAELGALLG; encoded by the coding sequence GTGACCATCGCTGTGTCTGCTTCCATCGCGACCGACCACCTGATGCGGTTTCCGGGGAAGTTCTCCGATGTCCTGCTTGCCGACCAGTTGCAGCATGTGTCGCTCAGCTTCCTGGTCGACGATCTGGTGATTCGCAGAGGCGGGGTGGCCGGCAACATCGCCTACGCGATGGGTCTGCTGCAGGGCAGCCCGCTGCTCGTCGGTGCCGTCGGCCCCGACTTCGCCGAGTACCGCGCGTGGCTCGAGCGCCACGGTGTCGACTGCTCGGCGGTGCGGATCTCCGAGACGGCGCACACCGCCCGGTTCGTCTGCACCACCGACGAGACGATGGCCCAGATCGCGTCGTTCTATCCGGGCGCGATGAGCGAGGCACGTGACATCTCGATCGCCGAGGTCGCCGAAAACCGTTCGCTGGACCTGGTTCTGGTGGGCGCCAACGACCCCGACGCGATGCTGCGTCACACCGAGGAGTGCCGCAAGCTCGGTATCCCGTTCGCCGCGGATCCCTCCCAGCAGCTGGCCCGCCTCGACGGCGAGCAGGCGCTGGCCCTGATCGACGGCGCCACTTACCTTTTCACCAACGAGTACGAGTGGGGCCTGCTGCTGCAGAAGACCGGCCTGTCCCCCGAGGACATCGGCCGCCGCGTCGGCATCCGGGTCACGACCCTGGGCGCCAAGGGCGTGGTGATCGTCGACGGTGACGGTGTCGAGCTGAATGTCGAAGTGGTGCCGGAACTTTCGAAGACCGACCCGACCGGTATCGGCGACGCCTTCCGGGCCGGATTCCTGACCGGGCACACCGGAGGCCTGAGCCTGGAGCGGGCGGCGCAGCTGGGTTCGCTCACCGCGGTTCTGGTGCTCGAGACCGTCGGCACTCAGGAGTGGTCGCTGGATCGTGAGACGGCGATCGAGCGGTTGCGTGGCGCGTACGGTCCCGAGGCCGCCGCGGAACTCGGCGCCCTACTGGGCTGA
- a CDS encoding MBL fold metallo-hydrolase, producing the protein MGSDRLYFRQLLAGRDWAVGDPIATQMRNFSYLIGDRESGECVVVDPAYAAGDLVDIAEADGLRLVGVLATHHHPDHVGGTMMGFTLRGVKELLERVQVPVHVNHEELSWVADVTGIAPSELTGHDHGDTLSVGGVDIEFLHTPGHTPGSQCFLLEDRLVAGDTLFVDGCGRTDFPGGDSDAMFRSLRHLAELSGDPVIYPGHWYSEQPSAALSSVRENNYVMRPTTLEQWHMLMPG; encoded by the coding sequence ATGGGATCCGATCGTTTATATTTTCGTCAACTGCTGGCGGGCCGGGATTGGGCCGTCGGCGATCCGATTGCCACGCAGATGCGCAATTTCTCGTACCTGATCGGTGATCGCGAATCCGGCGAATGCGTGGTGGTGGATCCCGCGTACGCGGCCGGTGATCTGGTCGATATCGCCGAGGCCGACGGCCTGCGCCTGGTCGGAGTGCTGGCCACGCACCACCACCCCGACCACGTCGGCGGCACCATGATGGGTTTCACCCTGCGCGGGGTGAAGGAACTGCTCGAGCGGGTCCAGGTTCCGGTGCACGTGAACCACGAGGAATTGTCCTGGGTCGCCGATGTCACCGGCATCGCCCCGAGCGAGCTGACCGGCCACGACCACGGTGACACACTCAGCGTCGGCGGCGTCGACATCGAATTCCTGCACACGCCCGGGCACACCCCCGGCAGTCAATGCTTCCTGCTCGAGGATCGCCTGGTCGCCGGTGACACGCTGTTCGTCGACGGCTGCGGCCGCACCGACTTTCCCGGCGGCGACTCCGATGCCATGTTCCGCAGCCTGCGCCACCTGGCCGAACTGAGCGGCGATCCGGTGATCTATCCCGGGCACTGGTATTCCGAACAGCCCAGCGCGGCGCTGTCGTCGGTGCGCGAGAACAACTACGTGATGCGCCCGACAACCCTCGAACAGTGGCATATGTTGATGCCCGGCTGA
- a CDS encoding ABC transporter permease, whose amino-acid sequence MFLALRELWYARVRFGLMGGVVALISILTVMLSGLSSGLVDDGVSGLRALPVDAFAFAHGTKTDSAFTRSTVDTAQVTTWRSRPGVADAAPFGNTLVNARTGAGVAVDFALFGVEPGSFLAPDPARGSGLDRPDGIVVSATAVDKGAHLGDTVVIDRLGTRLTIVGVTAAKQTFGHVDVAYVPLRTWQQIHAGAKPGESVRDQTYREASAVALRAAPGATIDLAAGDAAADTTAMTRTASYDASPGFSAEMATMSLIKVFLYAISALVVGAFFLVWTIQRAGELAVLRAIGAPTRYLLLDGLTQAIVVLVGATAAGVLIAVGGSRFIHGMPFTLDPAAIATGAGLLVILGVLGAAAAIVRVTRIDPLTALGANR is encoded by the coding sequence ATGTTCCTGGCACTGCGCGAACTGTGGTACGCGCGAGTAAGATTCGGACTGATGGGCGGCGTGGTAGCGCTCATCTCGATATTGACCGTGATGTTGTCGGGGCTGTCCTCGGGACTGGTCGACGACGGCGTCTCCGGTCTGCGGGCACTGCCGGTCGACGCGTTTGCCTTCGCGCACGGCACCAAGACCGATTCGGCGTTCACCCGTAGCACGGTCGACACCGCCCAGGTCACCACGTGGCGTTCCCGGCCCGGCGTCGCCGACGCCGCCCCCTTCGGCAACACCCTGGTCAATGCGAGGACCGGGGCCGGAGTGGCGGTCGATTTCGCGCTGTTCGGCGTCGAGCCGGGCTCGTTCCTGGCTCCCGACCCCGCTCGCGGCTCCGGGCTGGACCGGCCGGACGGAATCGTCGTGAGCGCGACGGCGGTCGACAAGGGCGCGCACCTCGGTGACACCGTGGTGATCGACCGGCTCGGGACCAGGCTGACCATCGTCGGCGTGACCGCCGCCAAGCAGACCTTCGGCCATGTCGATGTCGCCTATGTGCCGCTGCGTACCTGGCAGCAGATCCACGCCGGGGCGAAACCGGGTGAATCGGTCCGCGACCAGACCTATCGCGAGGCGAGCGCGGTCGCCCTGCGCGCGGCGCCCGGCGCCACCATCGATCTGGCCGCCGGTGACGCGGCCGCGGACACCACCGCCATGACCCGCACCGCGTCCTACGACGCCTCACCCGGCTTCTCGGCGGAGATGGCGACCATGTCGCTGATCAAGGTGTTCCTGTACGCGATCTCCGCTCTGGTGGTAGGCGCGTTCTTCCTGGTGTGGACCATCCAGCGCGCCGGTGAACTGGCCGTCCTGCGCGCGATCGGCGCTCCCACCCGCTATCTGCTGCTCGACGGCCTCACCCAGGCGATAGTGGTGCTCGTCGGGGCGACCGCGGCCGGAGTGCTGATCGCCGTGGGCGGCAGCAGATTCATCCACGGCATGCCGTTCACACTCGATCCCGCCGCGATCGCGACCGGCGCCGGACTGCTCGTGATCCTGGGCGTACTGGGTGCGGCCGCGGCGATCGTGCGCGTCACCCGGATCGATCCCCTCACCGCACTGGGAGCCAACCGATGA
- a CDS encoding ABC transporter ATP-binding protein — MSPFTRTSPVTHSYSSDSPTAGLTLDDVCLTLGDGSSTVTALDHVELSVVPGEFVAIIGPSGSGKSSLLAAAGGLTSPDSGRVGIGGTDLGTLGTRARTRFRLRHIGFVFQSGNLLPALTAVDQLRLVARLTGSRRDPLELLHAVGMGEKAQRRPDRLSGGERQRVGIARALIGSPQVLLVDEPTAALDRARSAEVVELLARETRAAAVATVMVTHDHDILDRCDRVLHMVDGRLTANRQVTA, encoded by the coding sequence ATGAGCCCGTTCACCCGCACATCCCCTGTCACACACTCGTATTCGTCCGACTCACCGACAGCGGGGCTGACCCTCGACGACGTATGCCTGACCCTGGGCGACGGCTCGAGTACGGTCACGGCGCTCGACCACGTCGAATTGTCCGTCGTCCCCGGAGAATTCGTCGCGATCATCGGACCGTCGGGATCCGGCAAATCCAGCCTGCTCGCCGCGGCGGGCGGACTCACCTCCCCCGATTCCGGAAGGGTGGGCATCGGTGGCACCGACCTCGGCACCCTCGGCACGCGCGCTCGCACCCGATTCCGGTTGCGCCACATCGGATTCGTATTCCAGTCGGGTAATCTGCTGCCCGCGCTGACGGCGGTCGATCAGCTGCGACTGGTCGCCCGCCTCACCGGGAGTCGCCGCGATCCGCTGGAACTGCTCCACGCGGTCGGGATGGGTGAGAAGGCCCAGCGGCGACCGGACCGGCTCTCCGGCGGGGAACGCCAGCGCGTCGGCATCGCCCGCGCTCTCATCGGCTCCCCACAGGTGTTGCTCGTGGACGAACCGACCGCCGCGCTGGACCGGGCCCGCAGCGCCGAGGTCGTGGAACTGCTCGCCCGCGAAACCCGCGCCGCGGCGGTGGCCACGGTCATGGTCACCCACGACCACGACATCCTCGACCGCTGCGACCGCGTCCTCCACATGGTCGACGGCCGCCTCACCGCGAACCGGCAGGTCACCGCCTGA
- a CDS encoding TetR/AcrR family transcriptional regulator, with protein MPKIQAATVAEHRQAQRRALLDATRALLAENPGVAPTLGEVATRAGLSRPSVYQYFGSRDALLDAVLADALPRWSARIADRMAAADDPGGRVLAYAHANLELVAEGEHAVVQGLSTLVAADTLAAQGRAIHAELRTPLIAALAEFGAPDPETTAELINAVVHSASRMIENDAPLADVAARVTELLGPYLGRSRPRRG; from the coding sequence ATGCCGAAGATCCAGGCGGCGACCGTGGCCGAGCACCGGCAGGCGCAACGACGTGCCCTCCTCGACGCCACCCGGGCCCTGCTCGCCGAGAATCCGGGTGTCGCACCGACTCTGGGTGAGGTGGCCACTCGCGCCGGACTGTCACGGCCGAGCGTGTACCAGTACTTCGGCTCCCGGGATGCCCTGCTCGACGCGGTCCTGGCCGACGCGTTGCCGCGGTGGAGCGCGCGCATCGCCGACCGGATGGCCGCGGCCGACGATCCCGGCGGCCGGGTACTGGCCTACGCGCACGCCAATCTGGAACTCGTCGCCGAGGGTGAACACGCTGTGGTGCAGGGACTTTCGACCCTCGTCGCCGCCGACACCCTCGCGGCGCAGGGCCGCGCCATTCACGCCGAGCTGCGGACCCCGCTGATCGCGGCACTGGCCGAATTCGGGGCGCCCGATCCGGAGACCACCGCGGAGCTGATCAACGCCGTCGTGCACTCGGCATCGCGCATGATCGAAAACGACGCGCCACTCGCGGATGTCGCCGCCCGCGTCACGGAACTGCTCGGCCCCTATCTGGGCCGTTCCCGCCCCCGCCGGGGCTGA